The Cellulophaga lytica DSM 7489 nucleotide sequence TAGGACCTAAAAAGCCAACAATTTCACCTTTGTTTATAGTAAAGGAAACATTATCTAGAGCTTTTTGACTGCCAAAAGTTTTACTGATGTTTTGTACCGAAATAGACATACTTATATTTTTTATCAAAAATAACGTAAATAAGTGAATTTTGTTTTTAAATCAGATAAGAAAAAAAGGCGATTTTTAACGTTTCAAAACAATATTCATTAACATAACATTAACATTTTTAAAAACGCAACTCTTAATAAAATGTTAAAAAAATAACACAGGTATTAAATAATGTTAGATGAGTGAAAAAAAATAATAATAAAATTTGTTTTTTAAATTTAATAATTACCTTAGCCACATATTACAAGAACAATGAACACAAGATATTTCTGGAACGGTTTTTATTTTTACTTCTTTTTTAAGAGAGGTACGGGACTGTTGTAGTATATTTAAAATATAGATATAAATTAAAGTCCCGTGTATAACGGGACTTTTTTTATACAAAAAATTGACGTTTAAGTAGATAAAAAGAAATGGCATTAAAAATTGCAATACAAGGTATAAAGGGTTCTAACCACCACCAAGTAGCTAATGAGTTTTTTGGTGAAGATGTAGAATTGGTAGAGTGTCTTTCTTTTGATGAGCTAATTCATCAACTAATGACGGGTTACGCAGATAAAGCAGTTATGGCTATAGAAAACTCAATTGCAGGTTCTATAATACCAAATTATGCGCTTGTTTATAATAACGATTTACATATAATTGGAGAGCATTATCTAAATATTCATCATCATTTAATGGCTTTAGAAGGTCAAAAAATTGAAGATATACAAGAGGTACATTCTCACCCAATGGCACTATTACAATGTAAAGATTTTTTAAAAGCATACTCACATATAAAATTGGTAGAATCTGTAGATACAGCAGAAACAGCACAGCGTATAGAAAAAGATAACTTAAAAGGTATTGCGGCTATTGCGCCAAAAGTAGCATCAGAATTATACAATTTAGAAGTTGTAGCATCAGAAATACAAACCATTTCTAATAATGCAACCCGTTTTATTATTCTTAAAAAGGAAAATAAAGAGTTGCCAGAAGAAGAAATAAACAAGGCATCATTACGCTTTGTTTTAGACCATAAACGTGGCAGTTTAGCGGCAGTTTTAAATGTAATGAGCGATTGTAACCTTAACTTAACAAAAATACAATCACTACCAGTAATAGAACAACCTTGGAAATACTCTTTCTTTGTAGATGTAACTTTTTTAAAGTACAAAGATTATAAAAAAGCCAAAGCCTTATTGCAAATTATGGCAGAAGAATTTAAAGTTTTAGGAGAATACAAAAATGCAAGAGGATGATAACTGCAGATAGATTAGAACATATACAGGAATACTATTTTTCTAAAAAACTTAGAGAAGTACGTGGGTTAATGGCCAATGGTAAGCCTATTATTAATATGGGAATTGGTAGTCCAGATTTGGCACCATCTGAAATAGTCGTAGATGCTATAAAAAATGCAGTAGAAGATACAGGTGCACACCAATACCAAAGCTACCAAGGGTTACCAGAATTAAGAGAAAGCATAGCTGCTTTTTATAAAAATAATTTTAGTGTTACTGCAGATCCACTTAATGAAATTTTACCATTAATGGGATCCAAAGAAGGTATTTTACACATTAGCATGGCTTTTTTAAATGTTGGTGATGCGGCTTTAATTCCAAACCCAGGATACCCAACATATACATCTGTAACTAATTTAGTAGGAGCAGAACCTATGTATTATGACCTTGTATCAGATAATAATTGGTTTCCTGATTTAGATGCTTTAGAAAAGCAAGATTTATCTAAGGTAAAAATAATGTGGGTATGTTACCCGCATATGCCAACAGGAGCTGTGGCAACTAAAGAACAATTACAAAAGTTAGTTGCATTTGCCTTAAAAAACAATATTTTATTGGTGAATGATAACCCTTATAGTTTTGTTTTAAATACTGCGCCAACAAGCATTTTAAGTATAGAAGGAGCTAAAGATTGTGCCTTAGAATTAAACTCGCTTAGCAAAACTTTTAATATGGCCGGCTGGCGTGTAGGTATGGTTTTGGGAAGCGCAGAACATATAAATGCTGTATTAAAAGTAAAAAGTAATATGGACTCTGGTATGTTTTATGGTATACAAAAAGGAGCTATAGCAGCATTAAAAAGTAGTAAAGATTGGTTTACAGAATTAAATAAGGTGTATGCTACACGTAGAGATTTAATTTTTCAATTAGCAGACAAGTTAAATTGTACTTATGATAAAAATGCTGTAGGAATGTTTGTTTGGGCAAAGCTGCCTATAGGTAGTATTTCATCAGAAGAATTTATAGATGAAGTATTGTACAGTAAAGATGTGTTTATAACACCAGGAACGATTTTTGGAAGTAACGGAGAAGGGTATATACGTTTTTCATTATGTGTAACCCAAGAGAAAATTAAAGAAGCAATAAGTAGATTTTAAAAAGGAGTAGCGGTATTAAAGTTTAGTAATAAGTAAGTTTTACGACCAACATCTTTACTATTATATAAAATAAGGAATGAACGTATTTGTAATTGGCATAGGATTAATAGGTGGCTCAATGGCCAAGGATATTAAAAGAATAAATGCTAGTGCTAAAATTTATGGTGTAGATATTAATGATGCACATATAGAAGAGGCATTGTCTTTAGGCGTAATAGACCAAAAGGCAAGTTATCATGATTTGCAGTTGGCAGATGTAGTAATTGTTAGTATTCCTGTAGATGTAATGGTAGTAGAGTTGCCAAAAATATTAGATGCTATTAATGATGATGCTATTGTATTGGATGCAGGTTCTACAAAAGGCTTAATTTGTAAACAGGTAGAAAACCACCCTAAAAGGAGGAATTTTATAGCCTGTCATCCTATAGCTGGTACAGAGTTTAGTGGTCCGTCTGCAGCTATAGAAAATTTGTTTAAAGGCAAAACAAATATTATTTGCGAAGTAGAAAAAACAGCATTTAAGTTGCAGGAAAAAGCATTAGATCTTTTTAGAGATATGGGTATGCGTATACGTTATATGAATGTAGATGCTCATGACAAACACATAGCTTACGTGTCTCATTTATCTCATATTAGTTCTTTTATGTTAGGAAAAACGGTTATTGAAAAAGAAAAGAATGAACGCGATATATTTGATATGGCAGGCAGTGGATTTGAGAGTACTGTGCGTTTAGCAAAAAGTTCACCAGCAATGTGGACGCCAATTTTTAAGCAGAATAAAACAAATGTTTTAGAAACATTAGAAGAGTACATTCAGAATTTAAAAGCCTTTAAAGAAATGATTGAAGAAGACAATTATACAGGCATTTATAATGAAATGGAAAGTACAAACAAGATAAAAGAAATATTAAAAGGAATACCCCAGAATAAAAATTAAGTAAAGATGGAAAACTCAAAAGAAATGAGAACATGGTTGGATGACATGAAGCTAGATCATCCACTAGTAATAGCAGGGCCGTGTAGTGCTGAAACTGAAGAGCAAGTTTTAAAAATTGCTCATCAATTAAAAGATACAGATGTAAATT carries:
- a CDS encoding prephenate dehydratase translates to MALKIAIQGIKGSNHHQVANEFFGEDVELVECLSFDELIHQLMTGYADKAVMAIENSIAGSIIPNYALVYNNDLHIIGEHYLNIHHHLMALEGQKIEDIQEVHSHPMALLQCKDFLKAYSHIKLVESVDTAETAQRIEKDNLKGIAAIAPKVASELYNLEVVASEIQTISNNATRFIILKKENKELPEEEINKASLRFVLDHKRGSLAAVLNVMSDCNLNLTKIQSLPVIEQPWKYSFFVDVTFLKYKDYKKAKALLQIMAEEFKVLGEYKNARG
- a CDS encoding pyridoxal phosphate-dependent aminotransferase, coding for MITADRLEHIQEYYFSKKLREVRGLMANGKPIINMGIGSPDLAPSEIVVDAIKNAVEDTGAHQYQSYQGLPELRESIAAFYKNNFSVTADPLNEILPLMGSKEGILHISMAFLNVGDAALIPNPGYPTYTSVTNLVGAEPMYYDLVSDNNWFPDLDALEKQDLSKVKIMWVCYPHMPTGAVATKEQLQKLVAFALKNNILLVNDNPYSFVLNTAPTSILSIEGAKDCALELNSLSKTFNMAGWRVGMVLGSAEHINAVLKVKSNMDSGMFYGIQKGAIAALKSSKDWFTELNKVYATRRDLIFQLADKLNCTYDKNAVGMFVWAKLPIGSISSEEFIDEVLYSKDVFITPGTIFGSNGEGYIRFSLCVTQEKIKEAISRF
- a CDS encoding prephenate dehydrogenase, encoding MNVFVIGIGLIGGSMAKDIKRINASAKIYGVDINDAHIEEALSLGVIDQKASYHDLQLADVVIVSIPVDVMVVELPKILDAINDDAIVLDAGSTKGLICKQVENHPKRRNFIACHPIAGTEFSGPSAAIENLFKGKTNIICEVEKTAFKLQEKALDLFRDMGMRIRYMNVDAHDKHIAYVSHLSHISSFMLGKTVIEKEKNERDIFDMAGSGFESTVRLAKSSPAMWTPIFKQNKTNVLETLEEYIQNLKAFKEMIEEDNYTGIYNEMESTNKIKEILKGIPQNKN